A part of Streptomyces sp. NBC_01451 genomic DNA contains:
- a CDS encoding FAD-binding oxidoreductase yields MASLSTAGAALSALREDLTGDVLAPGDPGYDDARIVFNAMIDRRPAVIAQCADEADVVRSVRFARDLDLPVAVRGGGHSVAGMGVNNGGLVIDLRRMHEVTVHRAAHSVRVQGGALMSHLDRATQPHGLATTGGRVSTTGVGGFVLGGGSGWLERSCGLAVDNLIGVDLVTADGTAVHASAEQNPELFWALHGGGGNFGVATSLTLRLHELPAFSMALVLYLPEFGEEATRTYRDVIEAGPVEASGGVIYLTGPPEEFVPPHLVGQLLCGALLAYAGPEEDMRKLAEPLLALPHEAEVVTEIPYADLQCMLDDPPGMRNYWSAEYLTGAPDDFVAVFCAAGNSVPAPTGTTHVLFPLGGAVADGPSEYPVPYRDAPWAVHPFGIWEDPADDQRCVQWVHDVRTGVRPWSTGAVYLNFIGDEGAERVIAGLGAENTRRLASVKRQYDPDNVFRFNHNIVPA; encoded by the coding sequence ATGGCTTCCCTCTCCACGGCGGGCGCGGCCCTTTCCGCGCTGCGCGAGGATCTGACCGGCGACGTGCTCGCCCCGGGGGACCCGGGATACGACGACGCCCGGATCGTCTTCAACGCCATGATCGACCGGCGTCCGGCGGTGATCGCGCAGTGCGCGGACGAAGCCGACGTGGTCCGCTCCGTGCGCTTCGCCCGCGATCTGGACCTGCCGGTCGCGGTGCGCGGCGGCGGCCACAGCGTGGCGGGCATGGGCGTGAACAACGGCGGTCTGGTGATCGACCTGCGCCGGATGCACGAGGTGACCGTCCATCGGGCGGCTCATTCCGTACGGGTCCAGGGCGGGGCCCTGATGAGCCACCTGGACCGGGCGACCCAGCCGCACGGGCTGGCGACCACCGGCGGCCGGGTCTCCACCACAGGGGTCGGCGGCTTCGTGCTGGGCGGCGGCAGCGGGTGGCTGGAGCGTTCCTGCGGCCTCGCCGTCGACAACCTCATCGGCGTCGACCTGGTGACCGCCGACGGCACCGCGGTGCACGCGAGCGCCGAGCAGAACCCGGAGCTGTTCTGGGCCCTGCACGGCGGCGGCGGAAACTTCGGCGTCGCCACCTCGCTCACCCTGAGGCTGCACGAGCTGCCCGCGTTCTCCATGGCCCTGGTCCTGTACCTGCCGGAGTTCGGCGAGGAGGCGACACGCACCTACCGCGACGTGATCGAGGCGGGTCCGGTCGAGGCGAGCGGCGGAGTCATCTATCTCACCGGCCCGCCCGAGGAGTTCGTACCTCCGCACCTGGTCGGACAGCTGCTGTGCGGCGCTCTGCTGGCGTACGCGGGTCCCGAGGAGGACATGCGCAAGCTCGCCGAACCGCTGCTGGCGCTGCCCCACGAGGCGGAGGTCGTCACCGAGATCCCGTACGCGGACCTTCAGTGCATGCTCGACGACCCGCCCGGCATGCGGAACTACTGGTCGGCGGAGTACCTGACGGGCGCGCCCGACGACTTCGTGGCCGTGTTCTGCGCCGCGGGAAACTCCGTACCGGCGCCGACGGGCACCACACATGTGCTGTTCCCCCTGGGCGGCGCGGTCGCCGACGGCCCGTCCGAGTACCCCGTCCCCTACCGCGACGCCCCGTGGGCCGTGCACCCCTTCGGTATCTGGGAGGACCCGGCGGACGACCAGCGCTGCGTCCAGTGGGTCCACGACGTCCGTACCGGCGTCCGGCCGTGGAGCACCGGCGCGGTCTACCTCAACTTCATCGGCGACGAGGGCGCGGAGCGCGTGATCGCGGGCCTGGGCGCCGAGAACACGCGCCGGCTGGCGTCGGTGAAGCGCCAGTACGACCCGGACAACGTCTTCCGCTTCAACCACAACATCGTTCCGGCGTAG
- a CDS encoding DUF6243 family protein has product MTVSKNINNPVGMGGGQRKKLSRAERQNNGPHRNLDRRTAADQKAELVRLMREKTGAAEGGGQAGDDTAQS; this is encoded by the coding sequence ATGACCGTGAGCAAGAACATCAACAACCCCGTGGGCATGGGCGGTGGCCAGCGCAAGAAGCTGTCCCGCGCGGAACGGCAGAACAACGGTCCGCACCGCAACCTCGACCGCCGGACCGCAGCCGACCAGAAGGCGGAGCTGGTGCGCCTGATGCGCGAGAAGACGGGCGCGGCCGAGGGCGGCGGGCAGGCGGGCGACGACACCGCACAGAGCTGA
- a CDS encoding glycoside hydrolase family 15 protein codes for MAGLIEDYALIGDMQTAALVCRDGTVDWLCLPRFDSHAVFAGLLGTEEHGFWRLGPAHAADAEPPVAARRRYRGDSLILESEWDTPRGTVRVTDFMPPRDGAPQLIRIVEGVSGRVPMRSALRMRFSYGRVVPWVHKHEGRTVAVAGPDSVWFDTTAETYGKSLTTYADFTVAPGDRIAFTISWEPSHKQPPALPEPEQSLDATEEFWREWVEQCTYHGPYREAVVRSLITLKALTYAPTGGIVAAPTTSLPEDIGGVRNWDYRYTWLRDAAITLSSLLRTGYRDEARAWREWLLRAVAGDPENLQIMYGIAGERELGEAELDWLPGYENSGPVRVGNGAAHQLQLDVYGEVTEALHLAHMTGLARNDYASLLQLKLIRYLEQHWDEPDEGIWEVRGPRRHFVHSKVMAWVAVDRTIKLIESGDADGPLEKWIELRDDIHRDVCEKGYDKERNTFTQSYGSKELDASLLLIPQMGFLPPDDKRVIGTIEAIQRELSTEDGFILRYPTTSGGDENLDGLPGDEGAFLACSFWMADDLAMIGRVDEARKLFEKLLALRNDLGLLAEEWDPRLKRQVGNFPQAFSHVPLIDTALRLTASGAYGG; via the coding sequence TCATCGAGGACTACGCACTCATCGGGGACATGCAGACCGCCGCGCTGGTCTGCCGGGACGGCACAGTCGACTGGCTGTGCCTGCCCCGCTTCGACTCCCATGCCGTCTTCGCGGGACTGCTCGGCACCGAGGAGCACGGCTTCTGGCGCCTCGGTCCCGCGCACGCGGCGGACGCCGAACCCCCCGTGGCGGCCCGGCGCCGCTACCGGGGCGACTCGCTGATCCTCGAATCCGAGTGGGACACCCCGCGCGGCACGGTCAGAGTGACCGATTTCATGCCCCCTCGCGACGGCGCCCCGCAGCTGATCCGCATCGTGGAGGGCGTCAGCGGCCGGGTGCCGATGCGCTCGGCCCTGCGCATGCGGTTCTCCTACGGCCGTGTCGTGCCGTGGGTGCACAAGCACGAGGGGCGGACGGTCGCCGTCGCCGGTCCCGACTCCGTGTGGTTCGACACCACCGCCGAGACGTACGGCAAGTCCCTGACGACGTACGCCGACTTCACGGTCGCGCCGGGAGACCGGATCGCGTTCACGATCTCCTGGGAGCCCTCGCACAAGCAGCCGCCCGCGCTGCCCGAGCCGGAGCAGTCCCTCGACGCCACCGAGGAGTTCTGGCGCGAGTGGGTCGAGCAGTGCACGTACCACGGCCCCTACCGGGAGGCCGTCGTCCGCTCGCTCATCACGCTGAAGGCTCTGACGTACGCGCCGACCGGCGGCATCGTCGCCGCGCCCACCACCTCCCTCCCGGAGGACATCGGCGGCGTACGCAACTGGGACTACCGCTACACCTGGCTGCGCGACGCGGCCATCACCCTGTCCTCCCTCCTGCGCACCGGCTACCGCGACGAGGCCCGCGCCTGGCGCGAATGGCTGCTGCGCGCGGTCGCCGGCGACCCGGAGAACCTGCAGATCATGTACGGCATCGCGGGCGAACGGGAGCTGGGCGAGGCCGAGTTGGACTGGCTGCCCGGCTACGAGAACTCGGGCCCCGTCCGGGTCGGCAACGGCGCCGCGCACCAGCTCCAGCTGGACGTGTACGGCGAGGTCACCGAAGCCCTGCACCTGGCCCACATGACGGGTCTGGCCCGCAACGACTACGCCTCCCTGCTCCAGTTGAAGCTGATCCGCTATCTGGAGCAGCACTGGGACGAGCCCGACGAGGGCATCTGGGAGGTGCGCGGTCCGCGCCGGCACTTCGTGCACTCGAAGGTCATGGCCTGGGTCGCGGTGGACCGCACGATCAAGCTCATCGAGTCCGGCGACGCGGACGGCCCGCTGGAGAAGTGGATCGAACTGCGCGACGACATCCACCGGGACGTGTGTGAGAAGGGTTACGACAAGGAGCGCAACACCTTCACGCAGTCGTACGGCTCGAAGGAACTGGACGCCTCCCTGCTGCTGATCCCGCAGATGGGTTTCCTGCCTCCCGACGACAAGCGGGTCATCGGCACCATCGAGGCCATCCAGCGCGAACTGTCCACCGAGGACGGCTTCATCCTGCGCTACCCGACGACCTCGGGCGGCGACGAGAACCTCGACGGTCTGCCGGGCGACGAGGGCGCGTTCCTCGCCTGTTCGTTCTGGATGGCGGACGACCTGGCGATGATCGGCCGGGTCGACGAGGCCCGCAAGCTCTTCGAGAAGCTCCTCGCCCTCCGCAACGACCTGGGCCTGCTGGCCGAGGAGTGGGACCCGCGTCTCAAGCGCCAGGTGGGCAACTTCCCGCAGGCCTTCAGTCACGTCCCGCTCATCGACACGGCACTGAGGCTGACCGCTTCGGGGGCGTACGGCGGCTGA